A region from the Beduinella massiliensis genome encodes:
- a CDS encoding extracellular solute-binding protein, which translates to MKKAFYLMLCAFLAFIIPKISYGEISNSTIVADTQAGFIRGACEIDDKAYILSNLGVFRWNYISEELETVLDLSLYQKNGLSSVKPETPIELSLWEKGIGYIFVLNGQLFGLHPYSGQVFHISQQKATPYAVIPREQFLYTDQDVMQAKEIISCLTSDNTLYLVLESFTYEAGAVRELYAWDLQSTEMALLNAPDISAAFPGDNGMLIARVTNKDTGASTIWLYDASIQSYTKQLWDEATEPGNGFVWNAETKTLYFTGDNGKVKEVLSEDTTQTKAYLPLNFSSSTDFAYLSNQGGYVYVSNGSIFNRDISQKGEMKQTTVRVMGLLNPTVTVAFSAAHPEISLIIEQDSTDFDSIQKSMVSGESAIDLYILNTGRSYQDVRDKGYAAPLSDSKHLTDLAKQFYPFIQDVLYLDNELVAFPISILPNTWTLNETKWNEFGLGDVPDTWKELFDIAEVWKTEYAEEHPDYTVLQCSFGFKGIISMIVKQYLLQHETTDTPVDFNNDDFRDVVALAWAHQEYLQNEPELNPLMMTYYQYYGTGYNDSDRVISIAPPAFAEGKPRMTMATMDVFILNPLSQNRDAAIQFLEFYAEHMDNVNKYSLNATLNTPLRPTGFETEQAAASEKIAYLEEQLETADANEKADIAALIDLEKRRYQLREIESWDISAESISIYQNIAQAMVVPLRSIYSNNNESARDQVIDQVISRFADGQLTIEQFIAELNDKAWMIFQEGN; encoded by the coding sequence ATGAAAAAAGCATTCTATCTGATGCTCTGTGCCTTCTTGGCATTTATCATTCCCAAGATAAGCTACGGTGAAATATCAAACAGTACGATCGTAGCCGATACACAAGCAGGTTTTATCCGAGGTGCCTGCGAAATCGACGACAAGGCGTACATTCTTAGCAATTTAGGCGTATTCCGCTGGAACTATATTTCAGAGGAACTCGAAACCGTGCTGGATTTATCTCTTTATCAAAAAAATGGCCTTTCCTCCGTGAAACCAGAGACCCCCATCGAGCTCAGTCTCTGGGAAAAGGGCATCGGATATATCTTTGTGCTGAACGGTCAACTCTTTGGCCTTCACCCATATAGCGGACAGGTTTTCCATATCAGCCAACAAAAAGCGACTCCCTATGCGGTAATTCCCAGGGAACAGTTTCTTTATACGGATCAGGATGTTATGCAGGCAAAGGAGATCATAAGCTGTTTGACATCGGATAACACCTTATATTTGGTCTTGGAGAGCTTTACATACGAGGCTGGCGCTGTACGGGAATTGTATGCCTGGGATCTTCAATCAACGGAAATGGCGCTGCTGAATGCTCCGGACATTAGCGCTGCATTTCCTGGTGACAACGGCATGCTTATTGCTCGTGTGACGAATAAAGATACCGGTGCATCTACCATATGGCTCTACGATGCTTCTATCCAGAGCTACACAAAACAGCTTTGGGATGAGGCCACCGAACCGGGGAATGGGTTTGTTTGGAATGCGGAAACAAAGACGCTTTATTTTACCGGGGATAACGGAAAAGTAAAGGAAGTGCTCTCTGAAGACACCACTCAAACCAAAGCATATCTTCCATTGAACTTCTCTTCATCTACCGATTTTGCGTACCTTTCTAATCAAGGCGGGTATGTATATGTGAGCAATGGCAGTATATTTAACCGTGATATTTCACAAAAGGGCGAAATGAAACAGACGACCGTTCGAGTCATGGGATTACTGAATCCAACGGTCACCGTTGCTTTCTCCGCAGCGCATCCTGAAATCTCTCTCATTATTGAGCAGGATTCTACGGACTTTGATAGCATACAAAAATCCATGGTATCCGGCGAAAGCGCCATAGATCTCTATATATTGAATACAGGGCGTTCTTATCAGGATGTTCGAGATAAAGGCTACGCCGCACCCCTGAGCGACAGCAAGCACCTAACAGATTTGGCAAAGCAGTTTTATCCGTTTATTCAGGATGTTCTTTACCTTGATAACGAATTGGTTGCATTCCCCATATCCATCTTGCCAAATACTTGGACTCTAAACGAGACAAAATGGAATGAATTTGGCCTCGGTGATGTTCCTGATACTTGGAAGGAGCTATTTGATATCGCGGAAGTCTGGAAAACAGAGTATGCAGAGGAACATCCAGATTATACGGTGCTGCAATGTAGTTTTGGATTTAAAGGAATTATTTCAATGATCGTGAAGCAATACTTGCTTCAACACGAGACCACGGATACTCCGGTTGACTTTAACAATGATGACTTCAGGGATGTTGTAGCGTTAGCATGGGCGCATCAGGAGTACCTGCAAAATGAACCGGAACTGAATCCGCTGATGATGACCTATTATCAGTATTATGGAACCGGATACAACGACTCTGACCGCGTGATATCTATCGCTCCCCCAGCCTTTGCAGAGGGAAAGCCGAGGATGACCATGGCTACGATGGATGTATTTATACTAAATCCTTTATCACAAAACAGGGACGCTGCGATTCAGTTTCTCGAATTTTATGCAGAACACATGGATAATGTAAACAAGTATTCATTGAACGCAACGTTGAACACGCCCTTGAGGCCTACAGGCTTTGAGACCGAACAGGCGGCGGCATCGGAAAAAATTGCATACCTCGAGGAACAGCTTGAAACAGCTGACGCTAATGAAAAAGCAGATATTGCGGCATTAATCGACCTGGAGAAAAGACGTTATCAACTGCGCGAGATAGAAAGTTGGGATATATCCGCCGAGAGTATTTCTATATACCAGAACATCGCGCAAGCCATGGTGGTCCCCCTTCGTTCTATTTACTCAAACAATAACGAAAGCGCGAGGGATCAGGTGATCGACCAGGTAATCTCCCGCTTTGCCGATGGGCAACTGACCATCGAACAGTTTATTGCAGAACTGAACGATAAAGCTTGGATGATTTTTCAAGAGGGGAATTGA
- a CDS encoding Mbeg1-like protein, giving the protein MSNMLDYVAWRGDLTFLQAPFCAIDNIIFTQLVHLKLEKVPKAAESIPLFAVIDALSGDVPQKSGDSLEAQRYELAQALLGSARFRDVTVRFFEQNLDEAAEKQFAAVAFELCDGTAFIAFRGTDATLVGWKEDFNMSFESPVPSQIDAVSYLNRAAERLPGFLRVGGHSKGGNLALYAGAHCAPQVRVRILKVYSDDGPGLDDATLAAVGYHALSGRIESYIPESSVIGMLMGYHDRYTVVQSSGMGIFQHNPFLWQVRGPSFLTRAGVNRSSRFTDSTIHAWLNACTYEERRVFIDTLYQLLRSTNAETFGDLTRHWGETATGILGAMRHVPPETRRVLLQVLAALGSAGAANLRLLVPEKPAEPPKK; this is encoded by the coding sequence ATGAGCAACATGCTCGATTACGTCGCCTGGCGCGGCGATCTCACGTTCCTTCAAGCGCCCTTTTGCGCCATCGACAACATCATCTTCACGCAGCTCGTCCATCTGAAGCTCGAAAAGGTGCCGAAGGCTGCGGAGAGCATCCCCCTCTTCGCAGTAATCGACGCGCTTTCTGGGGATGTGCCGCAAAAAAGCGGTGATTCTCTGGAGGCACAGCGCTACGAGCTCGCGCAGGCGCTCCTTGGCAGCGCTCGCTTCCGCGACGTAACTGTCCGCTTCTTTGAGCAAAACCTGGACGAAGCTGCTGAAAAGCAGTTCGCCGCCGTCGCCTTCGAGCTGTGCGACGGCACAGCCTTTATCGCTTTCCGCGGAACGGACGCGACGCTCGTGGGCTGGAAAGAGGACTTCAACATGTCGTTCGAAAGCCCCGTGCCCTCGCAGATCGACGCCGTCTCCTATCTGAACCGCGCGGCGGAGCGTCTGCCCGGCTTTCTGCGCGTCGGCGGCCACTCCAAGGGCGGCAACCTCGCGCTCTACGCGGGCGCGCATTGCGCGCCGCAGGTGCGCGTGCGCATCCTCAAGGTCTACAGCGACGACGGCCCGGGGCTGGACGACGCCACGCTCGCGGCTGTGGGCTATCACGCGCTTTCCGGGCGCATCGAGTCCTACATTCCGGAATCCTCGGTGATCGGCATGCTGATGGGTTACCACGACCGCTACACCGTCGTGCAGAGCTCCGGCATGGGCATCTTCCAGCACAACCCCTTCTTATGGCAGGTGCGCGGGCCGAGCTTTCTCACCCGTGCGGGCGTCAACCGTTCCAGCCGCTTCACAGACAGCACCATTCACGCCTGGCTCAACGCATGTACCTATGAGGAGCGGCGCGTCTTCATCGACACGCTCTACCAGCTCCTTCGCTCCACGAATGCGGAGACGTTCGGCGATCTTACGCGGCATTGGGGGGAAACCGCCACGGGCATTCTGGGCGCGATGCGCCACGTTCCGCCGGAGACGCGCCGCGTGCTCCTGCAGGTGCTCGCAGCCCTCGGCTCGGCAGGTGCCGCCAACCTGCGTCTGCTGGTGCCCGAAAAGCCTGCAGAACCGCCGAAAAAGTAA
- a CDS encoding DUF3796 domain-containing protein, translated as MKRSLYGFLGFLSLLGFIGVFTPEKSFLAFFAFACDFLYFFVPADEMLVEYMNRSAARAFFLGMLTMALTTLFSLLSAAPGKALAVGLSVGWAASVIVYSLSSAYYGFRESWAARDD; from the coding sequence ATGAAACGCAGCCTGTACGGTTTTTTGGGGTTCTTATCTCTGCTGGGCTTTATCGGCGTGTTTACGCCGGAAAAATCGTTCCTCGCCTTTTTCGCCTTTGCCTGCGACTTTTTGTATTTCTTTGTTCCTGCCGATGAAATGCTCGTCGAGTACATGAACCGTTCTGCGGCGCGCGCCTTTTTCCTCGGCATGCTCACCATGGCCCTGACCACGCTTTTCTCCCTGCTTTCCGCCGCGCCCGGCAAGGCGCTCGCCGTCGGCCTGTCGGTCGGCTGGGCCGCATCGGTCATCGTCTACTCCCTTTCCTCCGCTTACTATGGATTTCGTGAAAGCTGGGCCGCGCGGGATGATTAA
- the tatC gene encoding twin-arginine translocase subunit TatC, whose translation MQETNGTNENKEITESKQPILTHLLALRKTLVISFGAIAVAFVVVFYLFCTPLMDFITRPIVERGVEIIYTAVSEALVTQFKVSLIAAVVVACPVIFWQIWEFVKPALYPNEKRLFKSLFFLALLLFLMGVLFCYNAVYMLAIDFFLVAGENLATPLLSIDKYVSFLFAFILPFGLVFELPVAIYMMTRVGWVNYAKLKKARKYVVLGIFVLAAVLTPPDIVSQVMLGLPMLLLFEVGVQVSRVVKPRERS comes from the coding sequence ATGCAGGAAACGAATGGAACGAATGAAAACAAGGAAATTACTGAAAGCAAGCAGCCGATTCTGACGCATCTGCTGGCGCTTCGCAAGACGTTGGTGATCAGCTTTGGCGCGATTGCCGTCGCTTTTGTCGTGGTGTTTTACCTGTTTTGCACGCCGCTGATGGATTTTATTACCCGCCCAATCGTCGAGCGGGGAGTCGAAATCATCTATACCGCTGTGTCCGAGGCGCTGGTGACGCAGTTTAAGGTGTCGCTTATCGCTGCGGTGGTGGTGGCCTGTCCGGTCATTTTCTGGCAGATCTGGGAGTTTGTGAAGCCTGCGCTGTATCCAAACGAGAAGCGCCTGTTTAAGAGCTTGTTTTTTCTCGCGCTGCTGCTCTTTCTGATGGGCGTGCTCTTCTGCTACAATGCGGTCTATATGCTGGCGATTGACTTTTTCCTCGTCGCCGGTGAAAATCTGGCGACGCCGCTGCTCTCGATCGACAAGTACGTCAGCTTCCTGTTCGCATTTATCCTGCCGTTTGGGCTTGTCTTTGAACTGCCCGTCGCCATCTACATGATGACGCGCGTCGGCTGGGTGAATTACGCGAAGCTGAAGAAAGCGCGCAAGTATGTTGTCTTGGGCATCTTCGTGCTCGCCGCGGTTTTGACGCCGCCTGACATCGTATCACAGGTGATGCTGGGCTTGCCGATGCTGCTGCTCTTCGAGGTTGGCGTGCAGGTATCCCGTGTCGTCAAACCCAGGGAACGTTCATAA
- a CDS encoding nucleoside-triphosphatase: MIRHLFLTGEKQVGKSTLLRRLLSGFSLLPAGYETRLWQMDGERRGYLFHSFSPIAPYQNDCPCSLRLAQKRSIPVLPVFEEIGAASLHAARRGEQPVILMDELGKLERDAKRFEEAVLSCFDCGKPVLGVLQKGEYPLKQAILSRPDVCCLTVTPENRDDLFVQAQSVLAGILAK; the protein is encoded by the coding sequence ATGATACGCCATCTCTTTCTCACCGGAGAAAAGCAGGTTGGAAAGTCCACCCTGCTTCGCCGTCTGCTGAGCGGCTTTTCCCTCCTCCCCGCGGGCTACGAGACGCGCCTGTGGCAGATGGACGGCGAGCGGCGCGGCTATCTTTTCCACAGCTTTTCCCCGATCGCCCCCTATCAAAACGACTGTCCCTGTTCTCTCAGGCTCGCGCAAAAGCGCAGCATTCCCGTGCTGCCCGTCTTTGAAGAGATCGGCGCCGCCTCGCTGCACGCCGCCAGGCGCGGCGAGCAGCCTGTCATCCTGATGGACGAGCTCGGCAAGCTTGAGCGCGACGCGAAGCGCTTTGAAGAAGCGGTGCTCTCCTGCTTCGACTGCGGCAAGCCGGTGCTTGGCGTGCTGCAAAAAGGAGAGTATCCGTTGAAGCAGGCGATTTTATCGCGGCCCGACGTGTGCTGCCTGACCGTCACCCCGGAAAACCGGGACGACCTTTTCGTGCAGGCACAGTCCGTCCTTGCGGGAATCCTGGCAAAATGA
- the tatA gene encoding twin-arginine translocase TatA/TatE family subunit, translated as MRLGTTEIILILVLALVLFGGGKLAGVGKALGQSIKDFKKEVKDDDAKKEDEKKDEEKKDEPQA; from the coding sequence ATGAGACTTGGAACGACGGAGATTATTCTGATTCTGGTGCTGGCGCTGGTGCTGTTCGGCGGCGGCAAGCTCGCGGGCGTCGGCAAGGCGCTGGGGCAGAGCATCAAGGACTTCAAGAAGGAAGTCAAGGACGACGACGCCAAGAAGGAAGACGAAAAGAAGGACGAAGAGAAGAAGGACGAGCCGCAGGCGTAA
- a CDS encoding GDSL-type esterase/lipase family protein, which produces MINILCFGDSNTYGSNPTGGRHPREVRWPGRLQRLLGGDYYVIEEGMGGRTTVWDDPLEPNRSGIMALPIVLQSHKPLDLVILSLGTNDCKAHFAASPRVIAKGVEALCRLVRTFDYGVGTPVPQILLISPIHAGPQIASSPFASFDASAYEKSRALSPLYEQVARQFGCLFLDGAAVARASDEDQLHMDAKGHAAMADAVAEIVRMWGMA; this is translated from the coding sequence ATGATCAACATCCTTTGCTTCGGCGATTCCAATACATACGGTTCCAATCCGACGGGCGGACGGCATCCGCGGGAGGTTCGATGGCCCGGCAGGCTGCAGCGGCTGCTGGGCGGGGATTACTACGTGATCGAGGAGGGTATGGGCGGCCGCACGACGGTCTGGGACGACCCGCTGGAACCGAACCGCTCCGGCATCATGGCGCTGCCCATCGTGCTGCAAAGTCATAAACCGCTGGATCTCGTCATCCTCAGCCTGGGCACGAACGATTGTAAAGCGCATTTTGCCGCTTCGCCGCGCGTGATCGCCAAGGGGGTAGAAGCGCTCTGCCGGCTCGTGAGGACGTTCGATTACGGCGTGGGAACACCTGTGCCGCAGATTTTGCTGATCTCCCCAATTCACGCGGGCCCTCAGATCGCGAGCAGCCCCTTTGCGAGCTTCGACGCGAGCGCTTATGAGAAATCGCGCGCGCTCTCGCCCCTGTACGAGCAGGTCGCGCGGCAGTTCGGGTGCCTGTTTCTCGACGGCGCAGCCGTCGCGCGGGCGAGCGACGAAGATCAACTTCACATGGACGCGAAGGGGCATGCGGCCATGGCGGACGCTGTAGCGGAGATCGTCCGCATGTGGGGAATGGCATAA
- a CDS encoding GH116 family glycosyl hydrolase, producing MKSYSWKAQVAKFLHGGIGTGSISVNASGRFVDWEIFNQPNVGYTPPYTFFAIRTADENEQCKAKLIEGPISGPVEGSHGVYSWDMGGLPRFAESSLSGCVSRANVCFEDDSMPVSVKMESFCPFIPLCPEDSGIPAIHITYSVQNISPRVQHVSVCGSVCNVVGYVGKELFGSNIVKGELVNQIREEKAAKGVFFTAELQNDDLQYGSMALAAVPGKAEINLKREWLNGNWWDGAHDFWDDFLDDGFLAPESFTDAIDSHLTSGSTTTRIGSVNQVAVLQPGEECKFVFILAWHFPNRMSAWNGHVFLAEAEADAQQTRNFYAARYEDAWDVAKDLTLRYDALYQSSAAFENALSSTTLPEEMIDALAANITVLKSNTCFRLENGKFYAWEGCFNHRGCCEGNCTHVWNYAQTLAFLFPTLEQDMRRTEFLFETDENGEMPFRASVALGNRRFDLYPPASDGEMGCIIRLYRDWKLSGNDDLLREVWPRVKKCIRYACTVWDTDGDGVLDAMQHNTYDVEFYGINPLTNGIFLTALLAAAEMARYLHEDDLACEYCTLWRRGSEKLDHLLYNGQYFQQRLNHSERYKYQIGDGCLSDQLFGQTLASLLNLGYILPQQHIHAAVCSIYENNFRKSLEGHFNVQRAYALQQEGGLLMCTWPHGGRPKFPFPYCDEVWTGVEYQVATLMIYEGLQSEAEELIRTVRSRYDGHKRNPWNEVECGHHYARSLASWGLLIAASGYTYNLQEGWISFRPITDDFKCFFSTAKSWGIYESKRMDENTLDEKITILFGSRDLILKKRQ from the coding sequence GTGAAATCATATTCTTGGAAAGCACAGGTTGCAAAATTTCTGCATGGCGGTATTGGAACCGGCAGCATATCGGTCAATGCATCTGGAAGGTTTGTTGATTGGGAAATTTTCAATCAACCCAACGTCGGCTATACGCCGCCGTATACATTTTTTGCGATCCGCACGGCAGATGAAAATGAACAGTGCAAAGCCAAACTCATCGAGGGCCCCATCAGCGGCCCCGTAGAAGGTTCCCACGGTGTTTATTCCTGGGACATGGGCGGCCTTCCGCGTTTTGCGGAATCGTCGCTCAGCGGATGTGTCAGCCGTGCGAATGTATGCTTTGAAGATGATTCCATGCCCGTTTCCGTCAAAATGGAGTCTTTTTGTCCATTCATTCCGCTTTGCCCGGAAGATTCCGGAATTCCCGCCATTCACATTACCTATTCGGTTCAAAACATCTCCCCGCGGGTACAGCATGTCTCTGTTTGCGGAAGTGTTTGTAATGTCGTGGGGTATGTCGGAAAAGAGCTGTTTGGGTCAAACATCGTCAAAGGGGAACTCGTCAACCAGATTCGAGAGGAAAAGGCGGCCAAAGGCGTTTTCTTTACGGCTGAATTGCAGAACGATGATTTGCAATATGGATCAATGGCTCTGGCAGCAGTGCCCGGCAAAGCTGAAATCAATCTCAAGCGGGAGTGGCTGAACGGAAATTGGTGGGATGGAGCTCATGATTTTTGGGACGATTTTCTGGACGACGGTTTCTTGGCGCCGGAGTCCTTTACGGATGCAATCGACAGCCATTTAACGTCCGGCAGTACGACAACGCGGATTGGATCGGTGAATCAGGTGGCTGTGTTACAGCCCGGAGAAGAATGTAAGTTCGTCTTTATCCTTGCCTGGCATTTCCCAAACAGAATGTCTGCATGGAATGGACATGTCTTTTTGGCGGAAGCGGAGGCTGACGCCCAACAGACCCGCAATTTCTATGCGGCCCGTTACGAGGATGCATGGGATGTCGCAAAAGACCTGACGCTGCGATATGACGCCCTCTACCAGTCCTCTGCAGCGTTTGAGAACGCCTTGTCATCCACTACGCTTCCCGAAGAGATGATTGATGCCCTTGCGGCGAATATTACCGTGCTGAAAAGCAACACCTGTTTTCGACTTGAAAACGGAAAGTTTTATGCTTGGGAGGGATGCTTCAATCATCGCGGATGCTGCGAAGGAAATTGTACCCATGTTTGGAACTATGCGCAAACCCTCGCTTTTCTTTTTCCTACCTTGGAACAAGATATGCGCAGGACAGAATTCTTGTTTGAAACGGATGAAAACGGGGAGATGCCGTTTCGGGCATCGGTTGCGCTGGGCAATCGCAGGTTTGATTTGTATCCCCCGGCGTCCGATGGGGAGATGGGGTGCATCATCCGGCTTTATCGAGACTGGAAGCTAAGCGGTAATGATGATCTTCTGCGTGAAGTATGGCCGCGCGTTAAGAAGTGCATACGCTATGCCTGTACGGTATGGGATACGGATGGCGATGGCGTATTGGACGCGATGCAGCATAACACATACGACGTAGAGTTTTACGGTATCAATCCACTGACAAATGGGATCTTTTTAACGGCGCTGCTTGCAGCCGCTGAAATGGCGCGGTACTTGCATGAAGACGACCTCGCCTGTGAATATTGCACTCTCTGGAGAAGAGGCAGCGAGAAGCTTGACCATCTCTTATATAATGGCCAGTACTTTCAGCAAAGACTCAATCATTCTGAACGCTATAAGTACCAGATCGGAGACGGCTGCCTAAGTGATCAACTTTTCGGGCAAACCCTTGCAAGTCTTTTGAACCTCGGTTACATTCTGCCTCAACAGCACATTCATGCCGCTGTTTGTTCCATCTATGAGAACAACTTCCGGAAGAGCCTGGAAGGCCATTTTAATGTTCAGCGGGCTTATGCGCTTCAACAGGAAGGCGGTCTGCTGATGTGCACATGGCCTCATGGCGGCCGCCCAAAGTTTCCTTTCCCTTACTGCGACGAGGTTTGGACCGGGGTAGAGTATCAGGTCGCGACGCTGATGATTTATGAGGGGCTGCAAAGTGAAGCTGAGGAATTAATTCGGACGGTCCGGTCGCGGTATGATGGGCATAAACGAAATCCTTGGAACGAGGTAGAATGTGGACATCACTATGCGCGTTCTTTGGCGAGCTGGGGGCTTTTGATCGCAGCTAGCGGGTACACATACAATCTTCAAGAGGGCTGGATCAGTTTTCGGCCGATCACGGATGATTTTAAGTGCTTTTTCAGTACGGCAAAGAGCTGGGGAATCTACGAATCAAAGAGGATGGATGAAAATACCCTGGATGAAAAAATCACCATTCTATTTGGCAGCCGTGATTTGATCCTGAAGAAACGTCAGTAA
- a CDS encoding twin-arginine translocase TatA/TatE family subunit, with protein MFNIGLSELILILLIAFIVVGPKDLPKVARALGRFVKYIRSFIQEVKEETGLLEVTEELKETEKDIKDTMRQADVSADLREVKQDLNKDIRQIKKDIKKK; from the coding sequence ATGTTTAATATCGGATTGTCCGAGCTGATCCTGATCCTGCTGATTGCGTTCATCGTCGTGGGGCCCAAGGATTTGCCGAAGGTCGCGCGTGCGTTGGGCCGGTTTGTGAAGTACATCCGGTCGTTTATTCAGGAGGTGAAGGAAGAAACAGGCCTCCTGGAGGTGACGGAAGAGCTGAAGGAAACCGAGAAGGACATTAAGGATACGATGCGCCAGGCGGATGTGTCCGCAGACCTTCGCGAAGTTAAGCAGGATCTGAACAAGGATATAAGGCAGATCAAAAAGGACATCAAAAAGAAGTAA
- a CDS encoding MATE family efflux transporter — MKAPQSPQEKFSVMTTERIPPLVLRLAAPTIVSMLVTSLYNMADTFFVGRIGTSATGAVGVVFSLMAIIQALGFTFGHGSGNFISRRLGAQDTEGAEAMASTGFFSALITGLAVMVLGLLFLDPLVQSLGATPTILPYARDYARFILIGSPYMIASLVLNNQLRFQGSAAYAMVGIASGAVINVVLDPLLIFGLNMGVAGAALATIISQFVSFCLLLVGTHRGCNIPIRFKAFKPSKIRYREILRGGFPSLCRQGLGSIATIALNLAAGPYGDAAIAAMSIVSRVMQFAMSAVIGFGQGFQPVCGFNYGAKLYGRVREAFFFCLRISFVILLVMSVLGIFFAPQVIEIFRKGDPAVVQIGQSALRLQCILFPFVAYITMVNMMLQTIGKSLRASVLAAARQGLFFLPVILILPRAFGLTGLLLSQPVADLFTLLLALPLGIGTLNEMKRMEEAN, encoded by the coding sequence TTGAAAGCACCGCAGTCTCCGCAGGAAAAGTTCTCTGTCATGACGACCGAGCGCATCCCGCCGCTCGTCCTTCGCCTGGCCGCGCCGACCATCGTCAGCATGCTGGTGACCTCGCTATACAACATGGCCGACACGTTTTTCGTTGGGCGCATCGGCACCAGCGCAACAGGCGCGGTCGGCGTCGTCTTTTCTCTGATGGCCATCATTCAGGCCCTGGGCTTCACGTTCGGCCATGGTTCCGGCAACTTCATCTCCCGCCGTCTGGGGGCGCAGGATACCGAGGGCGCTGAGGCCATGGCCTCGACCGGCTTTTTCTCCGCCCTCATCACAGGCCTTGCCGTCATGGTGCTGGGCCTGCTCTTTCTGGATCCGCTCGTGCAGTCGCTGGGGGCGACGCCCACGATTCTGCCCTACGCGCGGGACTACGCGCGCTTCATCCTGATCGGCTCGCCCTACATGATCGCATCTCTCGTGCTCAATAACCAGCTCCGCTTTCAAGGCAGCGCCGCCTACGCCATGGTCGGCATCGCCTCCGGCGCGGTCATCAACGTCGTGCTCGATCCCCTGCTCATCTTCGGGCTGAACATGGGCGTCGCGGGCGCTGCGCTGGCGACGATCATCAGCCAGTTCGTCAGCTTCTGCCTGCTGCTCGTGGGCACGCATCGGGGCTGCAACATCCCCATCCGTTTCAAGGCGTTCAAGCCCTCGAAAATCCGCTATCGCGAGATTCTTCGCGGCGGCTTCCCGTCCCTTTGTCGCCAGGGGCTGGGCAGCATCGCCACCATCGCGCTCAACCTGGCCGCCGGCCCCTACGGCGACGCCGCGATTGCCGCCATGTCCATCGTCTCGCGCGTGATGCAGTTCGCCATGTCCGCTGTCATCGGCTTCGGACAGGGCTTTCAGCCGGTATGCGGGTTCAACTACGGCGCAAAGCTTTATGGACGCGTGCGCGAGGCCTTCTTCTTCTGCCTGCGCATTTCGTTCGTCATTCTGCTCGTCATGTCCGTCCTGGGCATCTTCTTCGCGCCGCAGGTCATCGAAATCTTCCGCAAGGGCGACCCGGCGGTGGTGCAGATCGGCCAGTCCGCCCTGCGGCTGCAATGCATCCTCTTCCCCTTCGTCGCCTATATCACGATGGTCAACATGATGCTGCAAACTATCGGCAAGTCGCTTCGTGCGAGCGTGCTCGCCGCCGCGCGCCAGGGACTCTTCTTTCTGCCCGTCATCCTCATCCTGCCGCGCGCATTTGGTCTGACGGGTCTGCTCCTGAGTCAGCCGGTTGCGGACCTGTTTACGCTTCTGCTCGCACTGCCCCTGGGCATCGGCACGCTGAACGAAATGAAGCGCATGGAAGAAGCGAACTGA
- a CDS encoding helix-turn-helix domain-containing protein yields MIKNRIREYRARFDMKQEDLAARVGVRRETIGNLEKGRYNPSLVLAWNIAKVFGVPIEEVFLVMEDSDASDAKS; encoded by the coding sequence ATGATTAAGAACAGAATCCGCGAGTATCGCGCCCGCTTCGACATGAAACAGGAGGATTTGGCCGCACGCGTAGGCGTACGTCGGGAGACAATCGGCAATCTCGAAAAGGGGCGCTACAACCCCTCGCTCGTGCTGGCGTGGAACATCGCAAAGGTCTTTGGCGTGCCCATCGAGGAAGTCTTCCTGGTCATGGAGGATTCGGACGCCTCCGACGCTAAATCATAA